From Amblyraja radiata isolate CabotCenter1 chromosome 21, sAmbRad1.1.pri, whole genome shotgun sequence, a single genomic window includes:
- the LOC116985311 gene encoding transmembrane protein 53-A-like isoform X1: MLFSPVVSPPLREMADQMPLPQSAYPAFTMNRLSKTITLYRNSSKYLTGCRRPLLLMLPWFGAKPHAIERYRQIYYPYGYDILVVESSIKHFLWPPSGMSYALQVMELLQREPFDSCPLVIHAFSIGGFVFAEMIMASRNVPCHSNFKSRIVGQIFDSLVIGSVDQMAKGVSQMTAPPFIQPILKRMVVFWLLRGYISSHHKAVINNFMEHPCPAPILVFYSKDDPLSDYMQVETMLHNWQKAGIRAFGKSWDISRHAGHLRQHPQEYQSTLQNFLSSLGPHHLPSKL; the protein is encoded by the exons ATGCTGTTCTCGCCAGTGGTATCGCCTCCACTTCGGGAA ATGGCTGATCAAATGCCACTACCACAATCAGCTTATCCGGCATTTACGATGAACAGGCTGTCCAAAACCATCACGCTATACCGAAACAGCAGCAAGTACCTCACTGGATGCCGAAGGCCACTGCTCCTCATGTTGCCCTGGTTCGGAGCCAAGCCTCATGCCATCGAACGATACCGGCAGATTTACTATCCCTATGGCTACGATATCCTAGTTGTGGAAAGCAGCATCAAGCATTTCCTCTGGCCACCCTCGGGCATGTCGTACGCTCTGCAGGTGATGGAGCTGCTCCAAAGAGAGCCCTTCGACTCCTGCCCCCTTGTCATTCACGCCTTCTCCATTGGAGGCTTCGTCTTTGCCGAAATGATCATGGCCTCAAGAAATGTTCCTTGCCACTCCAACTTCAAGTCCAGGATTGTGGGCCAGATCTTCGACAGCCTGGTGATAGGAAGTGTGGACCAAATGGCCAAAG GTGTTTCACAGATGACCGCCCCTCCCTTCATTCAGCCAATTCTTAAAAGGATGGTAGTTTTCTGGCTCTTGAGAGGTTACATCAGCAGCCATCACAAAGCTGTAATCAACAACTTCATGGAACACCCCTGCCCTGCACCCATCTTGGTGTTCTACAGCAAGGACGACCCACTGAGTGACTACATGCAAGTGGAAACTATGCTGCACAATTGGCAGAAGGCGGGCATCCGTGCATTTGGGAAAAGCTGGGATATATCCCGCCACGCCGGACACCTGCGGCAGCATCCTCAGGAATATCAAAGCACTCTGCAAAACTTCCTTAGCTCACTTGGCCCTCACCATTTACCGTCCAAATTGTGA
- the LOC116985311 gene encoding transmembrane protein 53-A-like isoform X2, giving the protein MADQMPLPQSAYPAFTMNRLSKTITLYRNSSKYLTGCRRPLLLMLPWFGAKPHAIERYRQIYYPYGYDILVVESSIKHFLWPPSGMSYALQVMELLQREPFDSCPLVIHAFSIGGFVFAEMIMASRNVPCHSNFKSRIVGQIFDSLVIGSVDQMAKGVSQMTAPPFIQPILKRMVVFWLLRGYISSHHKAVINNFMEHPCPAPILVFYSKDDPLSDYMQVETMLHNWQKAGIRAFGKSWDISRHAGHLRQHPQEYQSTLQNFLSSLGPHHLPSKL; this is encoded by the exons ATGGCTGATCAAATGCCACTACCACAATCAGCTTATCCGGCATTTACGATGAACAGGCTGTCCAAAACCATCACGCTATACCGAAACAGCAGCAAGTACCTCACTGGATGCCGAAGGCCACTGCTCCTCATGTTGCCCTGGTTCGGAGCCAAGCCTCATGCCATCGAACGATACCGGCAGATTTACTATCCCTATGGCTACGATATCCTAGTTGTGGAAAGCAGCATCAAGCATTTCCTCTGGCCACCCTCGGGCATGTCGTACGCTCTGCAGGTGATGGAGCTGCTCCAAAGAGAGCCCTTCGACTCCTGCCCCCTTGTCATTCACGCCTTCTCCATTGGAGGCTTCGTCTTTGCCGAAATGATCATGGCCTCAAGAAATGTTCCTTGCCACTCCAACTTCAAGTCCAGGATTGTGGGCCAGATCTTCGACAGCCTGGTGATAGGAAGTGTGGACCAAATGGCCAAAG GTGTTTCACAGATGACCGCCCCTCCCTTCATTCAGCCAATTCTTAAAAGGATGGTAGTTTTCTGGCTCTTGAGAGGTTACATCAGCAGCCATCACAAAGCTGTAATCAACAACTTCATGGAACACCCCTGCCCTGCACCCATCTTGGTGTTCTACAGCAAGGACGACCCACTGAGTGACTACATGCAAGTGGAAACTATGCTGCACAATTGGCAGAAGGCGGGCATCCGTGCATTTGGGAAAAGCTGGGATATATCCCGCCACGCCGGACACCTGCGGCAGCATCCTCAGGAATATCAAAGCACTCTGCAAAACTTCCTTAGCTCACTTGGCCCTCACCATTTACCGTCCAAATTGTGA